GTGGAGTACCTGAAAACGCCGCCTACTGCCGCGCAGCTTAAGGCGATTTTGCAGAAACTGGGTATGAGGCCGGAGCAACTGCTTCGGAAGGGGGAGGCGCTGTACAAGGAAAACTACAAAGGCAAAACCATGACGGATGAGGAGTGGATAGAGGTGATGGTGGAGCACCCTGTGCTTATAGAACGTCCCATAGTGGTAAAAGACGATACAGCCGTGTTGGGGCGTCCGCCGGAAAACGTGCTGCGCCTGCTATAGGCCTGTCTTCCTGAGTTCCTCATCAGGAAGGCTGCGCCGTGTCCACCCATATAGAATTCAGGCCTCGGTTTACTCACGTGCTTGCTACGTTCCTCCTTCGGAGGTGCAGGGGGCGGTGAGTAATTTGCAATGCAACACAAATCGCGTCATGGAAATAAATGTGAAGCTGTATATATAAGTGTTTTGCTTTCTTGTGAAAAGAGAAAAAGGGAACAGCCTTTGTTTTTCTGCACAAAGGAATATACCAGTAAAGCCTTTTCAGCCTGAAAAGACTTTACTGGTAAATAGCCGGAAAGATTCCATGGAGCCTAATTGCCTGTAACAGCACTACCGGCAGAAGGCAGGACGGCTATTGCTCCGGTCGGGGATGCTCAGATATGGAGTACGCTGTTGTCGCTGCCAAACTCATTCGGGCGCTGTTCGTCTGCCTCCGGCTCGTTTGTCCATTCAGCGTTGTCTATCCGGTATCTGAATTCGTGCTGGGTGTTCTTGGGGAGCGTTGTTTCGTAGGTAAAAACACCTCCCTTTTTCCTGTTCATCGCACGGGGCGTCTCCCAGTCGTTGTTCAGGCCCAGGATTTCAACCGTTTCGGCATTCTCAGCGTTCACCGTGAACTTAACCTTGCAATAGTCTTTCGTTTTAGGACAGGTTTTCTGTATCATCTTCTTTATATTCTATTTTAAATTTAAATATATAATTTATATAGATTACAACAAATAACTGCCTGTCATTTATATAGATTAGACCTGCAGGTTTAAATATTGACAGCTATACTTAGAGAAGCAGTTCCGGAACATATATAGCTGACCTCAGGGCCTTTATAATAGTAGCTTCTACGTTAAAGCATGAATTTGGGCTAACAGCCAGCGCAAAAGGAATTTTGAAGCGCATGCAGGCGCTGCCTTACACACGAGGCTTTAAAATAAATTGTGTTCCTGTTGCACCTCCCGTGTACCTGCTGATTCCTATTTCATTCTCCACGGCTGTCTCCTGATCGCGCCTGATGAAGTGCCGCTTGGAGACAACCGGATGATCTGCCGGTGGTGCAGCGCAAGAGTAACTTTTCCAGATAAAGCCACAGCCGGAAACTTTTTCAGGACGATGAACAATAGATGGTGTACCACCGCAAACTCGCCAACAGGCCCGACTGGCTGTATTTGAGTACATAGAGGGTTCTCCAACCAGCAATGTAGACACACGGCGCTGCTTTATGATACGCTTTGCCAGCAGGATGAATGGCTATGCGAACAAGGTTTTGCAGCCTGAAAAGGGCTCCAGTAAAAGATTGCAATTCCACCTTAGGCCTTCTTCCTGCACCTGTTTGGCTACGGCATCCTGCCAGGGAGATACAACGGTAAAAGGTATAGACAATTCGTCTGCACATTGGTATAAATACCCCGTATAAGCAGCATGCATCCAAGTGCAGCCTCCCGCCGTTATACTGTCCGGATATAGCTTAGACTTTGGGTCAGGCAACAAGGATATCACACAACCATACACTATTTTAAAGCAATACTTATGAAATGGCAGGGCAGAAGAAAAAGCGGCAACATAGAAGACCGCAGGGGGCAATCAGCAGGAGGCTTCGGAGGAGGCAGAGGGTTCAGTCCGATGCTGCTTGTGCCTTTGTTCCGGCTCCTCTTCTCGAAAGTGGGGCTGATTATCGTGGCGGTGCTGGTGGCGCTCATGTTCTTGACCGGAACCAACCCCATCGCACTCCTGCAGCAGTTCCTGGGCGGGGAGCCGCAGTATGCACAGTCTACCGACTACCGGCCCAACCCGGAGGAGCAGGCGCTTGCCGACCAGACGGCCGTGGTGCTGGCAGACACCGAGGATGTGTGGAACAAGATATTAGAAGGATACCGGGAACCCACCCTGGTGCTTTTCTCGGGGCAGGTAAACTCGGCCTGTGGGCTTGCTTCTGCAGCTTCAGGGCCGTTTTACTGCCCCGGCGATGAAAAACTGTACATCGACCTGAGCTTTTTTGAAGAAATGGAACACAAACTGGGTGCTGCAGGAGATTTTGCGCAGGCCTATGTGGTAGGCCATGAGGTGGGGCACCATGTGCAGAAACTCACAGGTACCATGGAGCAGGTAAACGCGATGCGGGGCCAGCTATCCGAGGCGGAATTTAACAAACTGATGGTAAGGGTAGAGCTGCAGGCTGATTTCTACGCCGGAGTCTGGGCGCATCATACCCAAAGGGCCACAGGATTTATGGAGCCCGGCGACCTGGAAGAAGCCCTGAACGCGGCAAGTGCCATCGGCGATGACCGCCTCCAAAAGCAAGCCACCGGAAGGGTAGTGCCAGACTCCTTCACGCACGGCACCTCAGCCCAGCGGGTCCGCTGGTTCAGAAAAGGCTACGAGACAGGCGACGTGTCGCAGGGCGATACCTTCAACGCAACACAGCTATAGCTCAACAGCCTGGCAGCCATATATAAATATGAAAACCAAAAGCCTCGTCGGAAGCGGAGAGGCTTTTGGTTTTATAAACGCT
This window of the Pontibacter russatus genome carries:
- the arsC gene encoding arsenate reductase (glutaredoxin) (This arsenate reductase requires both glutathione and glutaredoxin to convert arsenate to arsenite, after which the efflux transporter formed by ArsA and ArsB can extrude the arsenite from the cell, providing resistance.), with the translated sequence MHMLTIYHNTRCSKSRQTLDLLHDAGQEVEVVEYLKTPPTAAQLKAILQKLGMRPEQLLRKGEALYKENYKGKTMTDEEWIEVMVEHPVLIERPIVVKDDTAVLGRPPENVLRLL
- a CDS encoding isoamylase early set domain-containing protein, with protein sequence MIQKTCPKTKDYCKVKFTVNAENAETVEILGLNNDWETPRAMNRKKGGVFTYETTLPKNTQHEFRYRIDNAEWTNEPEADEQRPNEFGSDNSVLHI
- the ypfJ gene encoding KPN_02809 family neutral zinc metallopeptidase, coding for MKWQGRRKSGNIEDRRGQSAGGFGGGRGFSPMLLVPLFRLLFSKVGLIIVAVLVALMFLTGTNPIALLQQFLGGEPQYAQSTDYRPNPEEQALADQTAVVLADTEDVWNKILEGYREPTLVLFSGQVNSACGLASAASGPFYCPGDEKLYIDLSFFEEMEHKLGAAGDFAQAYVVGHEVGHHVQKLTGTMEQVNAMRGQLSEAEFNKLMVRVELQADFYAGVWAHHTQRATGFMEPGDLEEALNAASAIGDDRLQKQATGRVVPDSFTHGTSAQRVRWFRKGYETGDVSQGDTFNATQL